Proteins from a single region of Takifugu rubripes chromosome 4, fTakRub1.2, whole genome shotgun sequence:
- the LOC101067381 gene encoding ankyrin-3-like isoform X17 has translation MTGDTDKYLRPQDLKELGDDSLPQEGYMGFSIGARSASLRSFSSDRSNTLNRSSFARDSMMIEEILAPTKDTHLAVTRDYNSECMRRYSWTPDTVDHSHNTMSSPIHSGFLVSFMVDARGGSMRGSRHTGMRIIIPPRKCTAPTRITCRLAKRHKLAYPPPMVEGEGLVSRLIEVGPAGAQFLGPVIVEIPHFGSMRGKERELIVLRSDNGDTWREHQFDIRVEDLTELLAGMDEELDSPVELEKKRICRIVTTDFPQYFAVVSRIKQDSNHMGPDGGMLSSSTVPMVQASFPQGALTKKIRVGLQAQPVPDELVRAILGNRATFSPIVTVEPRRRKFHKPITMTIPVPPRSAEGHPSGQRGDCAPCLRLLCSITGGTSPAQWEDITGTTPLSFVTECVSFTTNVSARFWLADCHQIPETVSLASQLYRELICVPYLAKFVVFAKMNDVVEARLRCFCMTDDKVDKTLEQQENFEEVARSKDIEVLEGKPIHVDCYGNLSPLTKSGQQLVFNFYSFKENRLPFNVKIRDMGQEPCGRISFLREPKTTKGVPPTAVCNLNITLPTHKKDMESDPDDETEKPERRHTFASLALRKRYSYLTDPAAKTTDRSSPRTQPSSYPHKPVFSTRSYQAWTPVPVSIPGQAKSGFGSLSSSSSNTPSASPLKSVWSINSASPIKTNVPGSPASSVKSISDMASPIRSYRTISSPIKTVVQQVQYPVQIAPSPLASPGKNVPDLLSTKGLTTLSARTSPITTSGGSSPLLDRGMTPPASPKSSLTMFSSPLPYKTAMTGSSGTSSTIKTVPGLSSVRSFALDAINPARTFFSSLSSPLKTNTSPSAAALINGTVSPSQYRSSSPTSLLTSSLQERIQATTNAATTNVSAAFDEVEKTFNSCSAGYGTLKSMSSSASSSYQSIRSSASNSLYASFRSPPSATTAVTSSTVTVPVYSVINVMPEPQFKKLPEVSKSAAALLSPRKTVAPEVNAQLQSSFARTLSPIKAPLFSAGLKSSTTSPLSSSQEILKDVADMKEDLIRMSAILQTDPNSTANKGFQSDSPKEAKIEDEEPYRIVEKVKHDLVKVSEILTKEAVKDGKSSMARDSLDDIHFSKMQVEQPPSNWSYPPRYETVVHQAKSKTIPDQDFNLSKVVDYLVNDVGSSSFSKIHEAKHQVDEVKKDVEGKEKQKRVLKPTIAVQENKLKMPPSNMRSSVSDKEPSKGTDVLFGADTVLESPDDISHEQDKSPLSDSGFETRSERTPSAPQSAEGMGPKALFQDIPVPPVITETRTEVVHVIRSYEPTEDNKKAAMDSPQSVRYTNSDSRGCQNQATPTPEQSKCFSVKVSPDEDSKGTGMRVKEETHITTTTRMVYHNPPGKDMTSERCDETMSVHDIMKAFQSGKDPSRELVGLFEHKSANEETSQRVFEDIHSRPKVERIIEVHIEKGNKTEPTEVIIRETKNHGEKEMYYYPSNRLEEEDIEEPLPGYLDSPRVNTPMSQEDDSRPNSAQLVSDDSYKKLKMLSQQSVQYNEDESSELRGESYNFAEKMLLSEKIDQSHSDTEDYLSDRSRFRSPDRSSHSEGRSVGPRTEYVFRSSRNVFDKSGRMANVDNNFDKLTQLQYPPEPGNPKQSVWMHVSDDGQNVREQLAYEDRVDRTVKEAEEKLSEVSQFFRDKTEQLNDELSSPEKKSRRSDFRESRSRPSSTHSSPERSSYRNGGSGEEWSRERLRDRFTSSERKCASLPSSPERRVILQYTDAISKNHGDSKSQEYTRDNPKPVQMSTSKVSAVRLKFEQEAQRHEPKNSQGGQNLNPPVRKLQETKLPAYQVFAGSDIPKAPDTLIGHRKCSENQSVNLPCKFQGSGKGQEEKGLFKNSESQHYGTYKPQSAKLSHSEIHNSMKNSKSSNSPRQETTKKIIYTEYVVRESSTRSDSLKKNSESQIPVRKPSEFSENQKSAPFKLDACVDPVQSTGSHIPMLTRTRLHSVSDSNNSIHDTPKSIDNSRTNIVCNGVDGDQVEYLEQGNPVAITEGFKVIKPLPVYVSIQVGKQYEKETGSGQLGTYKKIVSHESRTVHESRGTFYTMKQKQSSSPQGSPEDDTLEQVTFMDCSGKSPVTPETPSSEEPSLTSRTPDSVIGPMPGMPCTIPEESEEEERKSSMYKDALKEKIKSALSENIIKTVDAERQMAMEKGVAYIEFPPPPPLESEQSHLEKRCSCTSSEAETEMMEVNLQEEHDRHLLAEPIIRVQPPSPLPPGADNSDSSDDESVFHPIPVKKYTFKMKEEGEKHMKHKKTEKNGNKDHGIEGVVKGDDADSDQNGNDQSITDCSIATTAEFSHDTDATEIDSLDGYDLQDEDDGLSEDHKTSSLSNDGKTSDRTFSQSKLEVIEEEKCEEMGNNGKTKTTTSTVKSSGDERDYTLEGRHPDRQGIGENCFGYQLEKELNSTFKTVATKGLDFDPWSSKGGENEGVFESKTKEEDPKTFGLSVEDKSQATTPDTTPARTPTDESTPTSEPNPFPFHEGKMFEMTRSGAIDMSKRDFVEERLQFFQIGEHSSDPKTGEKGKGGKSLGINSQSKPEESFTVDGMLKLIDTTIDNSTTPTTTAATCSPAESGTDTHTVTEAPTCEAVVETASSCTITASKVDPKLRTPIKMGIAASITVKKETGELSCCKADMSEGHLVPEYISIESHCSESQSSKYTDLKLGGRDYPAENCNNNNNLESSSVQANYIQCGSVVFNLQSSSEPTLQKASRIETLCCDVTEEKSEVKHRPLLSESKSETVKEGEVKQPKSRLPVKASGWSFHTQGTAVGKQKPKQAVTVEIRKRREPAIAKVEPRSRIPIKDIKKSGSGATGSSLVSNQVSALPTRVLDIKLPLRQAVKERNQVCNVTFGGVAKQHTQENPSEVCKHTIEYFKGISGETQKLVDRLSDEEKKVQTEQSEEDSTSRSTSLSDASQPSQPSRSSRSGRGLRAEAGAASVRTKVATTDRASGSERSRRSRRTGGKEGSQGLTGSRTPPIAEIKPSPQSPCERTDLRMAIVADHLGLSWTELAREMNFTVDEINQIRLENPNSLTAQSFMLLRKWVSREGKNATTDALTTVLAKVNRMDIVTLLEGPIFDYGNVSGTRCFADDSSVFRDQADDYQNILAELRSPVALHSDTQFLEPELPVTPNLFPVHHRDCLYVKTDIPLLPGSQTLPWSPQTEPNSRGQVNPPRPCELVLSVPAFELPDPLPPEVRKPHIALNDQLLLSEEEDRLYQGMELSCKTKSHPHLAVCELDTDMAFSTSSPSLTSIASITPSSPDRPGMAGGRQTCVLIGKQVAVGSKENKKDVKMEMEKVARMVTTELEGNVKKWLKLDFFKNVERKCEMITKDRSEWADAEANALLEQGEKEKLVVEMKGGGSHVEVREVHSRPGARLIPAASDFRNNKIEPMIVTEFIERTLKGERFEGGSEVNVCQGGKMGTVDLQLEDKERLSETQSDACLISEGDVVAEGWIVARLFPQAWGDHHSQLGSTEEEEEGDEELTGGLLLEVVEKGQCTEGEKELKGMIEVRFEESFNQVEQTEKEVLSLVGWHSDSSSVNVEPPTPGRSVSSDLLDRRESQENSSDSITSSSRGESRKSRRNGNGSKHSPQDSSSDLSNDRKEKDALISEKKVQQQVSVDSGSEEEQTVTTRIFRRRLILKGEEAKNIPGESMTEEHYMDHDGNLISRKVIRKVIRRVSTPTPDNHGRDTRYWFCPSLPGDGSEQGEGSRSSRRKEERRLGDKKGHS, from the exons ATGACGGGGGACACTGACAAATACCTGCGACCGCAGGACCTCAAAGAGCTGGGGGATGACTCCCTGCCCCAGGAGGGGTACATGGGGTTCAGCATCGGTGCTCGCTCCGCCAG CCTCCGCTCCTTCAGTTCGGATAGGTCCAACACACTAAACCGGAGCTCCTTTGCTCGAGACAGTATGATGATTGAAGAGATTCTGGCCCCCACAAAAGACACG CACCTGGCTGTGACCAGAGACTACAACTCTGAGTGCATGCGGCGCTATAGCTGGACTCCAGACACCGTGGACCACAGCCACAACACCATGTCCAGCCCCATTCACTCCGG GTTCTTGGTCAGCTTCATGGTGGATGCCCGTGGCGGTTCCATGAGAGGAAGCCGTCACACCGGCATGCGTATCATCATACCTCCCAGGAAGTGCACTGCACCCACTCGCATCACCTGTCGCTTGGCCAAAAGACATAAATTAGCTTACCCCCCACCCATGGTGGAGGGAGAAGGCCTGGTCAGTCGCCTGATAGAGGTCGGACCTGCTGGGGCTCAGTTCCTTGG TCCCGTTATTGTGGAGATCCCTCATTTTGGTTCAATGCGTGGAAAAGAAAGGGAGCTGATAGTGTTGAGGAGTGACAATGGTGACACATGGAGAGAGCACCAGTTTGACATCAGAGTGGAAGACCTCACCGAGCTGCTCGCTGGAATGGATGAAG AGCTGGACAGTCCTGTTGAGTTGGAGAAGAAGCGCATTTGCCGCATTGTCACGACAGATTTTCCTCAGTATTTCGCTGTGGTGTCACGGATAAAGCAGGATTCCAACCACATGGGCCCTGATGGAGGCATGCTGTCCAGCAGCACCGTGCCCATGGTCCAGGCTTCATTCCCACAGGGGGCACTCACCAAGAAAATCCGTGTTGGCTTGCAG gctCAGCCTGTGCCAGATGAGCTGGTAAGAGCCATCCTTGGGAACAGAGCCACCTTTAGCCCCATCGTCACGGTGGAgcccaggaggaggaagttCCACAAACCCATCACTATGACAATTCCAGTGCCTCCTCGATCGGCCGAAGGTCATCCTAGCGGCCAACGGGGCGACTGTGCACCGTGTCTGCGTCTGCTCTGCAGCATCACAG GAGGGACATCTCCTGCTCAGTGGGAGGACATCACGGGCACCACGCCGCTGTCGTTTGTAACTGAATGTGTCTCCTTCACCACAAACGTGTCGGCCAG GTTTTGGCTTGCAGACTGTCACCAGATTCCTGAGACGGTGAGTCTGGCGTCTCAGTTATACCGGGAGCTGATCTGCGTGCCATATCTGGCCAAGTTTGTGGTGTTTGCCAAGATGAACGACGTCGTTGAGGCTCGGCTTCGCTGTTTCTGCATGACGGACGACAAGGTGGATAAAACTCTTGAACAACAAGAGAACTTTGAGGAGGTGGCTCGGAGCAAAGATATTGAG GTCCTTGAGGGTAAACCTATTCACGTGGATTGTTACGGCAACCTGTCGCCTCTCACCAAAAGCGGGCAGCAGCTGGTTTTTAACTTCTACTCCTTCAAAGAAAATAGGCTTCCTTTTAATGTGAAG ATTAGAGATATGGGTCAGGAGCCCTGCGGCCGCATCTCCTTCCTTAGAGAACCAAAAACCACCAAGGGCGTTCCGCCAACTGCCGTCTGCAATTTGAATATCACACTGCCAACCCACAAGAAG GATATGGAGTCTGATCCTGATGATGAG aCTGAAAAGCCAGAGCGACGTCATACCTTTGCCTCCTTAGCTTTGCGTAAGCGCTACAGCTATTTGACTGACCCAGCAGCGA AAACAACTGATCGAAGCTCACCAAGAACACAGCCTTCTAGCTACCCTCACAAACCTGTCTTTTCAACGAGATCTTATCAGGCGTGGACGCCTGTTCCTGTCTCCATCCCTGGCCAAGCCAAGTCTGGATTTGGCTCCCTTTCAAGTTCATCATCCAACACACCGTCTGCCTCTCCATTAAAGTCTGTATGGTCCATCAACTCTGCCTCCCCCATTAAGACCAATGTACCAGGATCTCCAGCCTCTTCTGTTAAATCAATTAGTGACATGGCCTCTCCCATCCGATCTTATAGAACTATCTCCTCACCTATAAAAACTGTAGTTCAGCAGGTCCAGTACCCTGTCCAGATTGCTCCCAGTCCTCTGGCCTCACCAGGTAAAAACGTGCCTGATTTATTATCTACCAAAGGACTGACCACGTTGTCTGCCAGGACTTCACCTATAACTACATCTGGAGGATCAAGTCCTCTCCTTGATCGAGGCATGACCCCACCTGCCTCTCCTAAATCTTCGCTGACAATGTTCAGTTCACCTCTGCCATACAAGACTGCCATGACAGGCTCAAGTGGCACATCGTCCACAATCAAAACTGTCCCTGGTCTCTCCTCCGTACGTTCATTTGCCTTAGATGCCATCAACCCTGCaagaacctttttttcctcGCTGTCTTCACCATTGAAAACCAACACATCCCCGAGTGCTGCAGCTTTGATAAATGGAACTGTGTCACCTTCACAGTACCGTTCTTCATCCCCTACATCTCTCCTCACAAGCAGCCTACAGGAGAGAATACAAGCGACCACCAATGCGGCAACTACAAATGTCAGTGCCGCCTTTGATGAGGttgaaaaaacatttaattctTGTTCTGCTGGCTATGGTACCTTGAAGTCCATGTCCTCCTCAGCATCATCGTCTTATCAGTCAATTAGGTCATCAGCTTCTAATTCCCTTTATGCTTCTTTTAGATCCCCTCCCAGTGCCACCACTGCTGTTACATCCAGCACAGTGACTGTTCCTGTGTACTCTGTCATTAATGTGATGCCAGAGCCACAGTTCAAAAAGTTACCTGAGGTGTCTAAATCGGCTGCTGCGCTTCTATCCCCCAGGAAGACTGTGGCCCCAGAGGTCAATGCTCAACTACAGTCATCTTTTGCCAGAACTCTCTCTCCTATCAAAGCCCCGCTCTTTTCAGCTGGTCTGAAATCGAGTACCACATCACCCTTGTCCTCTAGCCAAGAGATTCTGAAAGATGTTGCTGATATGAAAGAGGACCTCATACGGATGTCAGCCATTTTACAGACAGACCCAAATTCCACAGCTAATAAAGGATTTCAGTCTGATTCTCCCAAAGAGGCTAAGATAGAAGATGAGGAGCCATACAGGATTGTTGAAAAAGTAAAACACGATTTGGTAAAAGTGAGTGAAATCCTGACGAAAGAAGCTGTGAAGGATGGAAAGTCTTCCATGGCAAGAGATTCTTTGGATGACATTCACTTCTCTAAGATGCAGGTTGAACAACCTCCAAGTAACTGGAGCTACCCACCAAGATATGAGACCGTTGTTCATCAAGCTAAATCAAAAACAATACCAGACCAGGACTTTAATCTGTCCAAAGTGGTTGACTACTTGGTCAACGATGTTGGTAGCAGCTCTTTCTCCAAAATACATGAAGCAAAGCATCAAGTAGATGAAGTCAAGAAAGATGTAGAAGGCAAGGAGAAGCAGAAACGTGTTTTAAAACCCACCATTGCAGTTCAGGAGAATAAACTTAAAATGCCTCCATCTAACATGAGGTCATCGGTTTCAGACAAAGAGCCTAGTAAAGGGACAGATGTACTTTTTGGAGCAGACACTGTGTTAGAATCTCCAGACGATATCTCACATGAACAGGATAAAAGCCCACTTTCAGATAGTGGCTTTGAGACCAGGAGTGAAAGAACACCCTCTGCTCCACAAAGCGCTGAAGGTATGGGCCCCAAGGCCCTTTTTCAGGATATCCCTGTGCCCCCAGTAATTACTGAAACAAGGACTGAGGTTGTACATGTCATCAGGAGCTATGAGCCTACAGAAGACAACAAAAAAGCAGCCATGGATAGTCCACAATCCGTGAGATATACCAATTCTGATTCTAGAGGGTGTCAGAATCAAGCTACACCAACTCCTGAACAGAGTAAATGCTTCTCGGTAAAGGTCAGCCCTGATGAAGACTCGAAGGGAACTGGAATGAGGGTAAAAGAAGAGACTCAcataaccaccaccaccagaatGGTCTATCATAACCCGCCTGGCAAAGACATGACTTCAGAAAGGTGTGATGAAACTATGTCTGTTCATGACATAATGAAGGCATTTCAGTCAGGCAAGGACCCCTCCAGAGAACTGGTTGGTCTCTTTGAACACAAATCTGCCAATGAGGAAACGTCACAAAGAGTCTTTGAAGATATTCATTCCAGACCTAAGGTTGAAAGAATAATTGAAGTTCACATTGAAAAAGGCAATAAAACTGAACCAACGGAGGTCATCATCAGAGAGACAAAAAATcatggagaaaaagaaatgtattATTACCCGAGTAATCGGCTGGAAGAGGAAGACATTGAAGAACCACTCCCAGGGTATCTTGACTCTCCGAGAGTGAACACACCAATGTCACAAGAGGACGACAGTCGACCAAATTCAGCACAACTTGTATCGGATGACTCTTACAAAAAACTAAAGATGCTTAGTCAGCAATCTGTTCAGTACAATGAGGATGAATCATCAGAACTAAGGGGAGAATCTTATAATTTTGCAGAAAAAATGCTACTGTCAGAAAAAATTGACCAGTCACATTCTGACACAGAAGACTATCTGAGTGACAGGTCTCGCTTTCGGTCACCTGACAGAAGCAGTCACAGTGAGGGCAGATCTGTCGGACCAAGGACTGAGTATGTTTTTAGGTCGTCGAGGAACGTATTTGATAAATCTGGCAGAATGGCCAATGTTGATAACAACTTTGACAAACTTACACAGTTACAGTATCCTCCTGAGCCAGGTAATCCAAAACAGTCAGTGTGGATGCATGTGTCAGATGACGGGCAAAATGTCAGAGAGCAGCTTGCATATGAGGACAGAGTTGACAGGACTGTTaaagaagcagaggaaaaacTGAGTGAAGTATCTCAGTTTTTTCGTGataaaacagagcagctgaacgATGAGCTCTCTTCCCCAGAAAAAAAGTCTCGCAGATCAGACTTCAGAGAGTCCAGATCAAGGCCCAGTTCCACACACAGCAGTCCAGAGAGGTCATCATATAGGAATGGGGGCAGTGGAGAAGAATGGAGCAGGGAAAGACTCAGAGATAGATTTACCTCCAGTGAGAGAAAATGTGCCAGTTTACCCAGCAGTCCAGAAAGAAGAGTAATACTGCAGTACACTGATGCAATTTCAAAAAATCATGGAGATAGTAAATCTCAAGAATACACCAGAGACAACCCTAAACCAGTACAAATGTCAACTTCCAAAGTCAGTGCTGTAAGATTAAAGTTTGAGCAAGAAGCTCAAAGACATGAGCCCAAGAATAGCCAGGGTGGCCAAAATTTAAATCCCCCAGTTAGGAAACTCCAGGAAACCAAGCTGCCTGCTTATCAGGTATTTGCTGGTTCAGACATTCCAAAAGCCCCTGACACTCTGATAGGTCACAGGAAATGTTCAGAAAATCAGTCAGTTAATCTCCCCTGCAAATTTCAAGGGAGTGGAAAAGGTcaagaagaaaaaggtttatTCAAAAACTCTGAAAGCCAACATTATGGCACCTATAAGCCTCAGTCTGCCAAACTGTCTCATTCTGAAATTCACAACTCTATGAAAAATAGCAAAAGTAGTAACTCCCCAAGACAAGAAACCACCAAGAAAATCATATATACAGAATATGTTGTCAGAGAAAGTTCAACTCGGAGTGACAGTCTAAAAAAAAACTCGGAATCACAAATTCCTGTAAGAAAGCCATCTGAATTTTCAGAAAATCAAAAGTCTGCCCCTTTTAAATTAGATGCCTGTGTTGATCCTGTTCAGAGTACAGGGTCTCATATACCTATGTTAACAAGAACCCGATTACACAGTGTTTCTGACTCCAACAATTCCATCCACGATACACCCAAATCAATAGATAACAGTCGTACAAATATAGTGTGCAATGGGGTTGATGGTGACCAAGTAGAGTATCTGGAACAAGGAAATCCCGTAGCCATCACAGAGGGATTCAAAGTTATTAAACCCTTGCCTGTATATGTTAGCATCCAAGTAGGAAAGCAGTATGAAAAAGAGACTGGATCAGGCCAGCTGGGAACCTATAAGAAGATTGTAAGCCATGAGAGTAGAACGGTACATGAGTCAAGGGGTACATTTTATACTATGAAGCAAAAACAGTCTTCATCTCCTCAGGGAAGTCCAGAAGATGACACTCTAGAGCAAGTGACTTTCATGGATTGCTCCGGTAAAAGTCCTGTTACCCCCGAGACCCCCAGTTCAGAAGAACCAAGCTTGACCTCAAGAACTCCAGACTCTGTTATAGGCCCCATGCCTGGCATGCCGTGCACCATCCCAGAggagtctgaggaggaagaaCGAAAAAGCAGTATGTATAAGGATGCCttgaaggaaaaaataaagtcaGCTCTCTCTGAGAATATAATAAAAACTGTGGatgcagagagacagatggCAATGGAGAAAGGAGTGGCTTATATAGAGtttccaccaccacctccactagAGTCAGAACAATCACATCTTGAGAAAAGGTGTTCATGTACTTCTTCTGAGGCAGAGACTGAGATGATGGAAGTGAATCTTCAAGAGGAACATGATAGGCACCTCTTAGCTGAGCCCATCATCAGAGTCCaacctccatcccctcttcctcctggagCTGATAATAGTGATTCTTCTGATGATGAGTCTGTCTTTCACCCTATTCCTGTCAAAAAGtacacttttaaaatgaaagaggagggggaaaagcacatgaaacacaaaaaaacagagaaaaatgggAATAAGGACCATGGGATAGAAGGTGTTGTCAAAGGAGATGATGCTGACTCTGATCAAAATGGCAATGACCAGTCTATCACTGACTGCTCTATTGCAACCACAGCTGAGTTCTCCCATGACACAGATGCAACTGAAATAGACTCTCTAGATGGGTATGACCttcaggatgaggatgatggactGAGTGAGGACCATAAAACATCCAGCCTCTCCAACGATGGAAAAACATCTGACCGCACATTTAGTCAGTCAAAGCTTGAAGTGATTGAGGAGGAGAAATGTGAGGAAATGGGGAATAATGGGAAGACAAAAACCACCACATCTACAGTGAAAAGCAGTGGAGATGAAAGAGATTACACTTTGGAAGGGAGACATCCAGACAGACAGGGCATTGGAGAAAACTGTTTTGGCTACCAGCTTGAAAAGGAGTTGAATTCAACGTTTAAAACTGTTGCCACCAAAGGCCTCGACTTTGACCCCTGGTCTTCTAAAGGTGGAGAGAATGAGGGAGTTTTTGAGTctaaaacaaaagaggaagaccCTAAGACCTTTGGTTTATCAGTGGAGGACAAATCACAGGCTACAACACCTGACACAACTCCTGCTCGAACACCGACTGATGAGAGTACACCGACTAGCGAGCCTAACCCCTTCCCTTTCCACGAAGGGAAGATGTTTGAGATGACCCGCAGTGGTGCAATTGACATGAGCAAGAGAGACTTTGTTGAAGAGAGGCTTCAGTTTTTTCAGATTGGTGAGCATTCCTCTGACCCTAAAACAGGGGAAAAGGGTAAAGGGGGCAAGAGCCTGGGAATAAATTCTCAGTCAAAACCAGAGGAAAGTTTCACTGTAGACGGGATGCTGAAATTAATAGACACTACAATAGACAACAGCACTacaccaacaacaacagcagcaacatgcagCCCGGCAGAGTCTGGCACTGATACTCATACTGTTACTGAGGCCCCCACTTGTGAAGCAGTAGTTGAGACTGCATCCTCATGCACAATCACAGCCTCTAAAGTTGACCCCAAACTACGCACCCCTATTAAGATGGGCATAGCTGCCTCGATAActgtgaaaaaagaaacaggggAGCTGTCCTGCTGTAAAGCTGACATGTCTGAAGGTCACTTAGTGCCTGAATACATCAGTATAGAGAGCCATTGTTCAGAAAGCCAGTCGAGCAAGTACACTGACCTTAAGTTAGGAGGAAGAGATTACCCCGCTGAgaactgcaacaacaacaataacctTGAGTCGTCCAGTGTTCAGGCCAACTACATTCAATGTGGAAGTGTGGTGTTTAATTTACAGTCCTCCTCTGAGCCCACCCTTCAGAAAGCTAGCAGGATAGAAACATTATGCTGTGATGTTACAGAGGAGAAATCAGAAGTAAAGCACAGACCTCTATTATCGGAATCAAAAAGTGAAACTGTCAAAGAAGGTGAAGTCAAGCAGCCAAAGTCGAGGCTGCCCGTAAAGGCATCCGGTTGGTCATTtcacacacaggggacagcagtaGGCAAACAGAAACCCAAACAAGCAGTTACAGTTGAGATCAGGAAAAGAAGAGAACCTGCCATAGCCAAAGTAGAACCTCGGTCTAGAATACCTATCAAAGATATCAAAAAGAGTGGATCTGGGGCAACAGGCAGCTCACTTGTTTCAAATCAGGTTAGCGCGTTGCCAACAAGAGTGCTGGACATAAAATTACCCTTGAGGCAAGCAGTAAAGGAGAGAAATCAGGTTTGCAATGTCACATTTGGGGGAGTGGCTAAACAGCACACACAAGAGAATCCTAGTGAAGTTTGTAAGCACACCATTGAATACTTTAAAGGCATTAGTGGGGAAACGCAAAAGTTGGTGGACCGCCTATCAGACGAGGAGAAAAAAGTACAGACAGAGCAGTCGGAGGAAGACAGCACCTCCCGGAGCACCTCTCTGTCGGACGCCTCCCAGCCTTCCCAGCCCTCCCGCTCATCCAGGTCTGGTAGAGGTTTGAGGGCTGAGGCCGGGGCCGCGTCCGTAAGGACAAAGGTGGCGACGACGGACAGGGCCTCCGGCAGtgagagaagcagaaggagtAGGAGGACTGGTGGGAAGGAGGGCAGTCAGGGACTCACAGGGTCTCGAACGCCTCCCATCGCGGAGATCAAGCCTA GTCCCCAAAGTCCTTGTGAGCGAACAGATTTACGGATGGCTATTGTTGCAGATCATCTGGGACTGAGTTGGACAG AACTAGCACGGGAGATGAACTTCACAGTAGATGAGATTAACCAGATCAGACTAGAGAATCCCAACTCTCTCACAGCACAGAGCTTCATGCTGCTCAGGAAATGGGTCAGCCGGGAAGGGAAAAACGCCACAA CGGATGCCTTAACCACAGTGTTGGCCAAAGTCAATCGGATGGACATAGTTACTTTACTAGAGGGCCCAATATTTGACTACGGTAACGTTTCAGGCACAAGATGTTTTGCCGATGACAGTTCAGTTTTCCGGGATCAGGCGGATG ATTATCAGAACATTCTAGCGGAGCTGCGGTCCCCTGTAGCACTGCATTCTGACACCCAGTTCCTGGAACCAGAACTCCCAGTCACTCCAAACCTTTTCCCTGTGCACCACCGAGACTGCCTTTATGTGAAGACAGACATCCCTTTGCTGCCTGGCTCCCAGACCCTACCCTGGAGCCCCCAGACTGAGCCCAATAGCAGAGGGCAAGTCAACCCCCCTAGACCCTGTGAGCTTGTCCTATCGGTTCCAGCTTTTGAACTCCctgatcctcttcctcctgaggTCAGAAAGCCCCACATCGCTCTGAATGACCAGCTGCTTttgagtgaggaggaggacagacttTATCAAGGAATGGAGCTGAGCTGTAAGACCAAGTCCCACCCCCACCTAGCAGTGTGCGAGTTGGACACTGACATGGCATTCTCCACGTCTTCCCCTTCACTCACATCAATCGCATCCATCACCCCTTCATCACCTGATAGACCAGGAATGGCAGGTGGACGACAAACGTGTGTTCTAATTGGTAAGCAGGTAGCTGTAGGttcaaaggaaaataaaaaggatgTGAAGATGGAAATGGAGAAGGTGGCTAGGATGGTTACTACAGAGTTGGAGGGAAATGTGAAAAAGTGGTTAAAGCTGGACTTCTTCAAAAATGTAGAGAGAAAATGTGAGATGATAACAAAAGATAGGTCTGAGTGGGCAGATGCAGAAGCAAATGCTTTGCTTGaacaaggagagaaagagaagcttGTGGTTGAGATGAAGGGGGGAGGTAGTCATGTGGAGGTAAGAGAGGTCCACAGCAGGCCAGGAGCACGGCTCATTCCTGCTGCGTCTGATTTCAGAAATAACAAAATAGAACCTATGATTGTCACAGAATTCATTGAAAGAACATTGAAGGGTGAAAGATTTGAAGGGGGCAGTGAGGTAAATGTCTGCCAGGGTGGAAAAATGGGTACTGTAGATCTACAGTTGGAGGATAAAGAACGGTTATCTGAGACTCAAAGTGATGCGTGCCTCATATCAGAAGGGGATGTTGTGGCTGAGGGCTGGATTGTAGCTCGGCTCTTCCCCCAGGCCTGGGGCGATCATCACAGTCAATTAGGAtccactgaggaagaggaggagggagatgaagaACTCACAGGAGGATTGCTGTTGGAAGTTGTGGAAAAAGGACAATGcacagagggggaaaaggagCTCAAAGGGATGATAGAAGTCAGGTTTGAAGAGAGTTTTAATCAGGTTGAACAGACAGAAAAGGAAGTGTTGTCACTTGTAGGTTGGCACAGTGATTCTTCCAGTGTAAACGTGGAACCGCCAACACCAGGCCGCAGCGTCAGCTCAGATCTGCTGGACAGGCGAGAGAG CCAAGAAAACTCTAGCGATTCCATTACTTCATCTTCTAGAGGAGAATCCAGGAAATCTCGACGCAATGGCAACGGCTCTAAGCATTCACCTCAGGACAGCTCCTCGGACTTATCCAATGATAGGAAGGAAAAGGACGCACTGATATCGGAAAAGAAAGTTCAG CAGCAGGTTAGTGTAGATTCCGGGTCCGAAGAAGAACAGACTGTAACCACCAGAATCTTCAGACGGCGTCTCATTCTGAAG GGAGAAGAAGCAAAGAATATCCCCGGCGAATCTATGACTGAAGAACATTATATGGACCATGATGGTAACCTCATCAGTAGAAAA GTAATCAGGAAGGTGATTCGTCGGGTATCTACTCCCACACCCGATAACCATGGACGTGACACACGGTACTGGTTCTGTCCCAGTCTGCCAGGAGATGGGTCCGAG caAGGAGAAGGATCGAGGAGCAGCAGACGTAAAGAGGAAAGACGATTGGGGGATAAAAAAGGCCACTCATAG